A genome region from Anolis carolinensis isolate JA03-04 chromosome 6, rAnoCar3.1.pri, whole genome shotgun sequence includes the following:
- the med25 gene encoding mediator of RNA polymerase II transcription subunit 25 isoform X6, translating to MVVPTLDMPAQPMGMVADVVFVIEGTANLGPYFESLRKHYLLPAIEYFNGGPPAETDFGGDYGGTQYSLVVFNTVDCAPESYVQCHAPTSSAYEFVTWLDSIQFVGGGSESCSLISEGLSTALQLFDDFKKMREQIGPTHKVCILICNSPPYLLPAVESTTYSGYTTENLVQKIGERGIHFSIISPRKLPALRILFEKAVTGGMLEVQLKDYSQDPRHMILIRGMVLPVGGGTTANPLQPKQTVPQTQLPPVPAQLPAAPPQTMPAVSQPYQVAASTTLTAAQAAAQSAVEAAKNQKAQGTRFTPMNPMQPAFNQAPPQTLQTGSVPAMPQKLPVSSPSSLVSTVTTGSGLLVQPPVQAPPQSGASTMPSVVPPMTVNQPSQPQIGATQQSVTNKVMAWSGVLEWQEPKPASVDSNTKLTRSLPCQVYVNQGENLKAEQWPQKLIMQLIPQQLLTTLGHLFRNSRMVQFHFTNKDLESLKGLYRIMGNGFAGCVHFPHTTPCEVRVLMLLYSSKKKIFMGLIPYDQSGFVNGIRQVITNHKQVQQQKQMGGPQPLGSTPNAQPFLTKQAVTLPVTQGVQQQMGGQQVSPGMPQVGIMEEQQRQQGLLQLRVQQPQPTAPPTSQPPQAQVPPQAGPQATQGGAMLRPQNPGANPQLRSLLLSQQPPQPGVPQSQQPLHHLQQGSPGMLPHQNMGQALGHQPPGQQQLQLPGQPLMHQAPGQQWPGQMAPRAPLQGQMLMNPGPRGPVPQPGLQQVPAPSIMEDDILRDLI from the exons TATGGTGGAACCCAGTACAGCCTAGTGGTATTCAATACAGTTGACTGCGCACCCGAATCATACGTTCAGTGCCATGCACCAACTAGCAGCGCTTATGAATTTGTTACATGGCTTGACAGCATCCA ATTTGTGGGAGGAGGCAGTGAGAGCTGCAGTCTCATCTCAGAAGGGCTCAGCACTGCTCTGCAACTCTTTGATGACTTCAAGAAGATGAGAGAGCAAAT AGGCCCTACTCACAAAGTCTGCATCCTTATCTGCAATTCTCCTCCCTATCTGCTTCCTGCAGTGGAGAGTACCACATACTCTGGTTATACAACAGAGAACCTGGTGCAGAAAATTGGTGAG CGTGGGATCCACTTTTCCATTATCTCCCCACGGAAACTGCCAGCTCTGCGAATTCTCTTTGAGAAGGCTGTGACAGGGGGCATGTTGGAGGTCCAGCTCAAAGACTACAGCCAGGACCCTCGGCACATGATCCTTATCCGTGGCATGGTTCTCCCAG TAGGAGGAGGAACCACTGCCAACCCTTTGCAGCCCAAACAGACTGTCCCCCAAACCCAGCTTCCCCCGGTGCCAGCACAGCTTCCGGCCGCCCCACCACAAACTATGCCTGCAGTTTCTCAGCCATACCAG GTGGCAGCGTCTACAACTCTAACTGCGGCCCAGGCAGCAGCTCAGTCTGCTGTGGAAGCTGCCAAGAACCAGAAAGCCCAGGGCACCCGCT TCACCCCCATGAACCCCATGCAGCCGGCCTTCAACCAAGCTCCCCCACAGACGCTCCAAACAGGCTCTGTCCCAGCCATGCCTCAAAAGCTCCCTGTGTCTTCTCCATCCAGCCTGGTCTCCACAGTAACCACAGGCTCCGGCCTTCTTGTCCAGCCACCTGTAcaagcccctccacagtctggtGCCTCAACCATG CCCAGTGTTGTTCCACCTATGACGGTGAATCAGCCCTCACAGCCACAGATAGGCGCAACACAGCAATCAGTTACCAACAAGGTGATGGCATGGAGCGGTGTGCTGGAATGGCAGGAG CCCAAGCCAGCTTCTGTGGATTCCAACACCAAACTTACTCGTTCCCTGCCCTGTCAAGTGTACGTCAATCAAGGAGAAAACTT GAAGGCTGAGCAGTGGCCCCAGAAGCTCATCATGCAGCTGATCCCACAGCAGCTCTTG ACAACACTGGGCCATCTGTTCCGAAACTCACGCATGGTTCAATTTCACTTCACCAACAAGGACCTGGAATCACTGAAGGGACTCTACCGCATCATGGGCAATGGATTT GCGGGCTGTGTTCACTTCCCTCACACTACGCCTTGTGAGGTGCGGGTGCTGATGCTGCTGTATTCTTCAAAGAAGAAAATCTTCATGGGGCTCATTCCCTATGACCAGAGTGGCTTCGTCAATGGCATCCGGCAGGTCATCACCAATCACAAGCAAGTTCAGCAACAAAAG CAGATGGGGGGCCCTCAGCCTTTGGGGTCAACACCCAATGCCCAACCTTTCCTGACAAAACAGGCTGTCACTTTACCAGTGACACAGGGAGTCCAGCAGCAG ATGGGAGGGCAGCAGGTGAGCCCTGGTATGCCTCAGGTCGGGATTATGGAAGAACAGCAGCGGCAGCAAGGCTTG TTACAGCTCCGAGTTCAGCAACCTCAGCCCACTGCTCCTCCCACCAGCCAGCCCCCACAAGCGCAGGTCCCTCCACAAGCTGGGCCACAGGCTACACAAGGAGGTGCCATGCTCAGACCCCAAAACCCAGGCGCCAATCCTCAACTTCGAAGTCTCCTCCTTAGCCAGCAGCCG CCCCAACCTGGAGTTCCTCAGTCCCAGCAGCCCCTCCACCACCTCCAGCAAGGTTCTCCGGGAATGTTACCACACCAAAACATGGGGCAGGCTCTAGGGCACCAGCCTCCAGGACAGCAGCAGCTCCAACTCCCTGGACAGCCCCTCATGCACCAAGCCCCCGGACAACAGTGGCCGGGACAGATGGCACCCCGGGCACCATTGCAAG GTCAGATGCTGATGAACCCAGGGCCCCGGGGACCTGtaccacagccaggtcttcagcaaGTCCCAGCTCCCAGCATCATGGAGGACGACATTCTTAGAGACCTCATCTGA
- the med25 gene encoding mediator of RNA polymerase II transcription subunit 25 isoform X3 produces MVVPTLDMPAQPMGMVADVVFVIEGTANLGPYFESLRKHYLLPAIEYFNGGPPAETDFGGDYGGTQYSLVVFNTVDCAPESYVQCHAPTSSAYEFVTWLDSIQFVGGGSESCSLISEGLSTALQLFDDFKKMREQIGPTHKVCILICNSPPYLLPAVESTTYSGYTTENLVQKIGERGIHFSIISPRKLPALRILFEKAVTGGMLEVQLKDYSQDPRHMILIRGMVLPVGGGTTANPLQPKQTVPQTQLPPVPAQLPAAPPQTMPAVSQPYQVAASTTLTAAQAAAQSAVEAAKNQKAQGTRFTPMNPMQPAFNQAPPQTLQTGSVPAMPQKLPVSSPSSLVSTVTTGSGLLVQPPVQAPPQSGASTMPSVVPPMTVNQPSQPQIGATQQSVTNKVMAWSGVLEWQEKPKPASVDSNTKLTRSLPCQVYVNQGENLKAEQWPQKLIMQLIPQQLLTTLGHLFRNSRMVQFHFTNKDLESLKGLYRIMGNGFQAGCVHFPHTTPCEVRVLMLLYSSKKKIFMGLIPYDQSGFVNGIRQVITNHKQVQQQKMGGPQPLGSTPNAQPFLTKQAVTLPVTQGVQQQMGGQQVSPGMPQVGIMEEQQRQQGLLQLRVQQPQPTAPPTSQPPQAQVPPQAGPQATQGGAMLRPQNPGANPQLRSLLLSQQPPQPGVPQSQQPLHHLQQGSPGMLPHQNMGQALGHQPPGQQQLQLPGQPLMHQAPGQQWPGQMAPRAPLQGQMLMNPGPRGPVPQPGLQQVPAPSIMEDDILRDLI; encoded by the exons TATGGTGGAACCCAGTACAGCCTAGTGGTATTCAATACAGTTGACTGCGCACCCGAATCATACGTTCAGTGCCATGCACCAACTAGCAGCGCTTATGAATTTGTTACATGGCTTGACAGCATCCA ATTTGTGGGAGGAGGCAGTGAGAGCTGCAGTCTCATCTCAGAAGGGCTCAGCACTGCTCTGCAACTCTTTGATGACTTCAAGAAGATGAGAGAGCAAAT AGGCCCTACTCACAAAGTCTGCATCCTTATCTGCAATTCTCCTCCCTATCTGCTTCCTGCAGTGGAGAGTACCACATACTCTGGTTATACAACAGAGAACCTGGTGCAGAAAATTGGTGAG CGTGGGATCCACTTTTCCATTATCTCCCCACGGAAACTGCCAGCTCTGCGAATTCTCTTTGAGAAGGCTGTGACAGGGGGCATGTTGGAGGTCCAGCTCAAAGACTACAGCCAGGACCCTCGGCACATGATCCTTATCCGTGGCATGGTTCTCCCAG TAGGAGGAGGAACCACTGCCAACCCTTTGCAGCCCAAACAGACTGTCCCCCAAACCCAGCTTCCCCCGGTGCCAGCACAGCTTCCGGCCGCCCCACCACAAACTATGCCTGCAGTTTCTCAGCCATACCAG GTGGCAGCGTCTACAACTCTAACTGCGGCCCAGGCAGCAGCTCAGTCTGCTGTGGAAGCTGCCAAGAACCAGAAAGCCCAGGGCACCCGCT TCACCCCCATGAACCCCATGCAGCCGGCCTTCAACCAAGCTCCCCCACAGACGCTCCAAACAGGCTCTGTCCCAGCCATGCCTCAAAAGCTCCCTGTGTCTTCTCCATCCAGCCTGGTCTCCACAGTAACCACAGGCTCCGGCCTTCTTGTCCAGCCACCTGTAcaagcccctccacagtctggtGCCTCAACCATG CCCAGTGTTGTTCCACCTATGACGGTGAATCAGCCCTCACAGCCACAGATAGGCGCAACACAGCAATCAGTTACCAACAAGGTGATGGCATGGAGCGGTGTGCTGGAATGGCAGGAG AAGCCCAAGCCAGCTTCTGTGGATTCCAACACCAAACTTACTCGTTCCCTGCCCTGTCAAGTGTACGTCAATCAAGGAGAAAACTT GAAGGCTGAGCAGTGGCCCCAGAAGCTCATCATGCAGCTGATCCCACAGCAGCTCTTG ACAACACTGGGCCATCTGTTCCGAAACTCACGCATGGTTCAATTTCACTTCACCAACAAGGACCTGGAATCACTGAAGGGACTCTACCGCATCATGGGCAATGGATTT CAGGCGGGCTGTGTTCACTTCCCTCACACTACGCCTTGTGAGGTGCGGGTGCTGATGCTGCTGTATTCTTCAAAGAAGAAAATCTTCATGGGGCTCATTCCCTATGACCAGAGTGGCTTCGTCAATGGCATCCGGCAGGTCATCACCAATCACAAGCAAGTTCAGCAACAAAAG ATGGGGGGCCCTCAGCCTTTGGGGTCAACACCCAATGCCCAACCTTTCCTGACAAAACAGGCTGTCACTTTACCAGTGACACAGGGAGTCCAGCAGCAG ATGGGAGGGCAGCAGGTGAGCCCTGGTATGCCTCAGGTCGGGATTATGGAAGAACAGCAGCGGCAGCAAGGCTTG TTACAGCTCCGAGTTCAGCAACCTCAGCCCACTGCTCCTCCCACCAGCCAGCCCCCACAAGCGCAGGTCCCTCCACAAGCTGGGCCACAGGCTACACAAGGAGGTGCCATGCTCAGACCCCAAAACCCAGGCGCCAATCCTCAACTTCGAAGTCTCCTCCTTAGCCAGCAGCCG CCCCAACCTGGAGTTCCTCAGTCCCAGCAGCCCCTCCACCACCTCCAGCAAGGTTCTCCGGGAATGTTACCACACCAAAACATGGGGCAGGCTCTAGGGCACCAGCCTCCAGGACAGCAGCAGCTCCAACTCCCTGGACAGCCCCTCATGCACCAAGCCCCCGGACAACAGTGGCCGGGACAGATGGCACCCCGGGCACCATTGCAAG GTCAGATGCTGATGAACCCAGGGCCCCGGGGACCTGtaccacagccaggtcttcagcaaGTCCCAGCTCCCAGCATCATGGAGGACGACATTCTTAGAGACCTCATCTGA